A genomic region of Cannabis sativa cultivar Pink pepper isolate KNU-18-1 chromosome 1, ASM2916894v1, whole genome shotgun sequence contains the following coding sequences:
- the LOC115705360 gene encoding uncharacterized protein LOC115705360 gives MATTSLTSFRPAPIQASSSRKPDPIRRKPGSVNWWTPLFGYHSDPEYIGTSTGEQNAVSDPETESDRPRSKFSLGCFTEEKAKQLRRKTLESSTFHDVMYHSAIASRLAFDSKNRPEK, from the coding sequence ATGGCGACCACTTCTCTCACCTCATTCCGACCCGCTCCGATCCAAGCATCGTCCTCAAGAAAACCCGATCCTATTCGCCGCAAGCCTGGTTCCGTTAACTGGTGGACCCCGCTCTTCGGCTACCACTCCGATCCGGAGTACATCGGCACCTCAACCGGAGAACAGAACGCGGTCTCGGATCCCGAAACTGAGTCAGATCGTCCTAGATCCAAATTCTCCTTGGGTTGTTTCACCGAAGAGAAGGCGAAACAGCTAAGGAGGAAGACCTTGGAGAGCTCCACGTTTCACGACGTGATGTACCACTCGGCGATCGCTTCTAGACTAGCGTTTGATTCGAAGAACAGACCCGAGAAGTAA